Below is a genomic region from Paludicola sp. MB14-C6.
TCAATATAGACTAAAGGTTGCGTATCCGATACGTTTTGAATACGATGAGCACTTTGCTTCGTTGGAGGACATACAATTACATCTCCAGTTGTAATATTGCGATTTCCTTCTGGAGTTTCTAATACACCTATTCCACTAATAATATAGAATACTTCTGTATTGCTAATATGATAATGATAAGGGTAGTTATATTTATGTGGTGGAATTTCATAAAAAGCAACATAACATTGTCCGCTATCTTCACTAGAGGTCACCTTATATTTTCGATATTCGTAAAGGTCATGATCTGCTTTATGCGTCGGGATAATCGCTTCTTTATTGGTGACTATGATTTTGTCATCCATAGAAACACTCCTCTTTATTCAATACTCAAATTGTATTTTATACTACTTGCTTTTTTGAATCCTACACTTTCATATAATTTATGTGCAGGGTATGCATCATCAAGACACGTTAGCGAAATAGAGCGATAACCATTATCTTTTGCAAACTTTTTGACATGGTTCAAAAGTGTTTCTGCAACTTTTTTGCGCCTATGTGTTTGCTTTACTGCAACATTAAAAAGCATCAAACATGGTTGAAAATCAAATGTAAAAAGATCAATCTTATACAAAGTAACACTACCCATTATCTCGTTATTTTCCTTTGCTACAAGAATATCATAATTACCATTCAACTCATATTTTTGGTATTGCTCAATATCTGTGCTTTGTCCAAAACATCCATCTATTAAGTCTTTATATAATAGAATATCTTCTTTTTGTAAACGTTCAATTTCCATAGTATCTTCCCTTTTCTAAATTACCTTTTTATTTAGTATAGCATTAATTCCAAGATAAAACAATTATTTTTCAAACCCTATTGACTAATTTAGTCAATAGGGCTATATTAGTATTGACCAAAACAGTCAATCAAAATTAGGAAGTGAGCAATTGAACGAAAATAATAAGCAAAATGATAAGCGAGAACGCATAATCAATGCGGCTTTAGAAGAATTCTCAATAAATGGTTATAAAAAAACTGCAATTGATGAAATTGTCGCAAAAGCAGAGGTTTCAAAAGGACTTATTTTTCACTACTTTGGAAACAAAAAGAAATTATACTTATCTTTATATCAATATTGTTATGATATGATGGCGACCTACTTTTTTGATAAGCTAGATACTACTAACACCGATTTTTTTCATCGTATTAAAAATGCCGAGCAAATTAAATTGGAACTGTTGCAGCAATATCCATTCTTCTTTCAGTTTTTAATGAAAGCATATTTTGAAACCCATACTGATGTAAAAGCAGACATTGACCGAATAAACAACAGCATAAGCCCTGAAGCAATCGCGAAAAGTTATAGTAATATTGACTATAGTAAATTAAAAGACAATATTTCTCCTGATATTTTGATGAAAATTATCAACTGGACATCATATGGCTATATGCAAGAGGTCTTTCAACGAGGAGAAACAGATATGCAAAAGATAATGGATGATTACAATGTCATTCTTGATATATTAATGGCTAATTTTTATAAGGAGGAATATCTATCATGAGCATGATTGAAATTTATAACCTAACTAAAGACTACGGCAACAATAAGGGCGTTTTTGATGTATCCTTTTCAATTGAAAAAGGCGAAGTATTCGGATTTCTAGGGCCAAACGGTGCGGGAAAAACAACAACCATTCGCCACCTGCTCGGATTTTTAAATGCTGATTCCGGAAGTTGCACCATTAACGGATTGAATTGCAGAACAAGTGCGCATACAATCCAAAAAAGTCTTGGATATCTACCAGGAGAAATGCCTACTGTAGATGATATGACAGGTACACAACTTGTAAAATTTATTGCAGAGCTTCGTGGATTGAATGATCTCAAGAAAGCAAATGAGTTAATGGAACGCTTTGAGCTAAATCCAAAAGGAAGAATCAAAAAAATGTCAAAAGGCATGAAGCAAAAAATCGGCATTGTATGCTCCTTTATGCATGATCCTGATATTCTAATTCTTGATGAACCAACCAGTGGGTTAGATCCATTGATGCAAAATCGCTTTGTTGAACTTATATTAGAAGAAAAGCAAAAAGGCAAAACCATTTTAATGTCTTCCCATATGTTTGAAGAGGTTGAACGAACTTGTGACCGTGTTGGTATTATTCGTGAAGGCAAGCTTGTTGCTATTGATGATATTGACACCTTAAAAGCAAGCAAACGCAAAAACTATGTTGTTTCTCTATCTACTCAACAAGAAGCACAAGCATTTTCACAAGAACCGCTTAATATAATATCAATTCATAATAATATTGTAACAGTATCATTACAAGGTGATATGTCTCCTTTTTTACAAGCAATGACAAAATATCAAGTTACCAATTTGGATGTTGCTAGCCAAAGCCTAGAAGAAGTCTTTATGAATTACTATGGAAATGGAGGACAAAAAAATGTTTAGTTTGCCTTTATTGAAACGTACGATTCGATCTAATTACATAGTATTTTTAATTTTTGCTGCAGTAATTACAATGTATTTTACTCTTATTGTCGGAATGTATAGCCCTGAAACACAAGAAACAATGCAAAAATTGATGGCTACTATGCCCAAAGAAATGATGTCTGCATTTGGCTTTGATTTTCAAGCGACCACGCTAATCGGATTTTTAGCATCTTACTTATATGGTTTTATTATGCTTATTTTCGTTATGGTATATGGAATTATCGTATCAAATCGTTTAATCGCAAAGCATGTTGATCGTGGTTCTATGGCTTATTTCTTATCCACACCAAATACACGTATCAAAATTGCCGTTACACAAGCAGCTTTTCTTTTAGCGAGTGTTACAATAATGGTATCATACGCAACTGTTTTAGGTATTATTTGCAGTGAAGCTACCTTCCCCGGTAAATTAGACATTCCTACTTTTGTCTATATGAACTTTGGTGTCTTACTACTGCATTTTGCGTTAACCGGAATTGGTTTCTTTGCATCATGCTTATTCAATGATACGAAAAACTCACTTGCAATTGGTGCAAGATTACCCATAGCTTTTTATATCATTCAGATGTTGGCAAATACGGGTGAAAAGCTGGAAAACTTTAAATATGCCTCTATTTTTACGCTGTTTAATCCAAATGACATTATTGCTGGTGCAGATGGAGTTGGAATCTGCTTTACGATACTTGGTAGTATAGCAGTTGTATTATATGGTGCTGGTATGTGGGTATTTCATAAAAGAGATTTACCGTTGTAAATTTGCTAGAAAGGAAAAGATTCAATGCATACGATTGAGCAGCTTACTCCTAAGGACTATTATAAATGTCAAAATATATGGGATATGAGCAAGCAGCCTCACGCACAAAAATGGATGAAACAAATGATTGACGGTAATCGTATCATATTTATCTATAAAATAAATGGTGAGTTTATAGGTGAAGGTGCATTAGTATTTGATACAGGCGATAGTGACTATACGATTCCCAACCGAAGAATTTATCTATCACGATTAGTAGTGAAAGATGAATACCGAAATCAAGGAATTGGTAGTAAAATTGTGGACTTTTTGACTCAGAAAGCTCGTGAGTTTGGTCTTTCAGAGATTGCCTTAGGCGTTGATACGGATAACCTTCCAGCAATCCATCTTTATCAGAAAAAAGGCTTTACTGATATTATTTTTGAAGGCGAAGATGAGTACGGACAGTACATGAAACTATTGAAGAAGCTATAAATATAAAAAGGTGTCCATCAAGGACACCTTTTTATATTCTCTATACTAGCAATAAATATACTACGATAACTGAAGCGACTAATTGCAAAATAGCAAATCTTGAAACGGTTTGCGTGTTTGACCAACCAATCGTTTTTCGCACATGGTCATGAATTGGCGTACGTGTATTTTTTAAAATATGAATCTTTAAAAAACGTAACAAAGCAACCTTAATTAAGCCTAATCCTCCATCAATGATAAACACAATACAAATTGGAATATATAAGAAAGGGCTACCTGTCTTTAATATTGCGATAGCAATAAACAAACCGATTGCACGTGAACCTGCGTCGCCCATCATAAGCTTACTTGGGTTTGCATTAAACCATAGATAAGCTAATATAGCTGCACATAAGATAAAGATAACATAATTAAAGGATTGCCCGTTTCCTTGAATAGAGTTTACAACTGAAATCGTTGCTAAAGATATAATAGCAATCGTTCCAGATAACCCGTCTACCCCATCTGTACAGTTTGTAACGTTAATAGATACCCAAATTAACACAACAGCCAGAATACCATATACAATAGGGTTAAACGTTATTGTTGTTCCAAAGAAGGCAAACGTAACATCGCTACCATTAAAATTAATAAACGTAATTGCCGTTACAACTGCGATTACAAAGTCTAGAAAGCCTTTAATATACTCTCCCCATGGCGTTTTTGCGCAATCATCCAAATAACCGGTTATCATTGCGGCAACAACCAATAACATATAAATAATTGTTTCTATACTAAACTTGCCAAACAATATTGTTACCACAGCAAATACAATGATAAAAACAAATCCGGCACCACGAGGTTTACCTTCAGATAATTTTCCATCATGGGCAAATTCTCTGCCTTGATCTTTTGGCAAGAAACCATTTCCTTTTTTTAGCACTAGAAATGTTACAAGAAAAGCCACAAGTAT
It encodes:
- a CDS encoding ABC transporter ATP-binding protein, producing MSMIEIYNLTKDYGNNKGVFDVSFSIEKGEVFGFLGPNGAGKTTTIRHLLGFLNADSGSCTINGLNCRTSAHTIQKSLGYLPGEMPTVDDMTGTQLVKFIAELRGLNDLKKANELMERFELNPKGRIKKMSKGMKQKIGIVCSFMHDPDILILDEPTSGLDPLMQNRFVELILEEKQKGKTILMSSHMFEEVERTCDRVGIIREGKLVAIDDIDTLKASKRKNYVVSLSTQQEAQAFSQEPLNIISIHNNIVTVSLQGDMSPFLQAMTKYQVTNLDVASQSLEEVFMNYYGNGGQKNV
- a CDS encoding GNAT family N-acetyltransferase; the protein is MEIERLQKEDILLYKDLIDGCFGQSTDIEQYQKYELNGNYDILVAKENNEIMGSVTLYKIDLFTFDFQPCLMLFNVAVKQTHRRKKVAETLLNHVKKFAKDNGYRSISLTCLDDAYPAHKLYESVGFKKASSIKYNLSIE
- a CDS encoding ABC transporter permease subunit produces the protein MFSLPLLKRTIRSNYIVFLIFAAVITMYFTLIVGMYSPETQETMQKLMATMPKEMMSAFGFDFQATTLIGFLASYLYGFIMLIFVMVYGIIVSNRLIAKHVDRGSMAYFLSTPNTRIKIAVTQAAFLLASVTIMVSYATVLGIICSEATFPGKLDIPTFVYMNFGVLLLHFALTGIGFFASCLFNDTKNSLAIGARLPIAFYIIQMLANTGEKLENFKYASIFTLFNPNDIIAGADGVGICFTILGSIAVVLYGAGMWVFHKRDLPL
- a CDS encoding TetR/AcrR family transcriptional regulator, with translation MNENNKQNDKRERIINAALEEFSINGYKKTAIDEIVAKAEVSKGLIFHYFGNKKKLYLSLYQYCYDMMATYFFDKLDTTNTDFFHRIKNAEQIKLELLQQYPFFFQFLMKAYFETHTDVKADIDRINNSISPEAIAKSYSNIDYSKLKDNISPDILMKIINWTSYGYMQEVFQRGETDMQKIMDDYNVILDILMANFYKEEYLS
- a CDS encoding cupin domain-containing protein, with the protein product MDDKIIVTNKEAIIPTHKADHDLYEYRKYKVTSSEDSGQCYVAFYEIPPHKYNYPYHYHISNTEVFYIISGIGVLETPEGNRNITTGDVIVCPPTKQSAHRIQNVSDTQPLVYIDVDTTRFPDIVHYPHSGKTGIIMSSEPSVFFQDNSNVDYYDGE
- a CDS encoding GNAT family N-acetyltransferase, with protein sequence MHTIEQLTPKDYYKCQNIWDMSKQPHAQKWMKQMIDGNRIIFIYKINGEFIGEGALVFDTGDSDYTIPNRRIYLSRLVVKDEYRNQGIGSKIVDFLTQKAREFGLSEIALGVDTDNLPAIHLYQKKGFTDIIFEGEDEYGQYMKLLKKL
- a CDS encoding phospho-N-acetylmuramoyl-pentapeptide-transferase, which gives rise to MLNLFLDSTWANGVALAGILVAFLVTFLVLKKGNGFLPKDQGREFAHDGKLSEGKPRGAGFVFIIVFAVVTILFGKFSIETIIYMLLVVAAMITGYLDDCAKTPWGEYIKGFLDFVIAVVTAITFINFNGSDVTFAFFGTTITFNPIVYGILAVVLIWVSINVTNCTDGVDGLSGTIAIISLATISVVNSIQGNGQSFNYVIFILCAAILAYLWFNANPSKLMMGDAGSRAIGLFIAIAILKTGSPFLYIPICIVFIIDGGLGLIKVALLRFLKIHILKNTRTPIHDHVRKTIGWSNTQTVSRFAILQLVASVIVVYLLLV